A window of Nitrososphaerales archaeon contains these coding sequences:
- a CDS encoding DNA topoisomerase I: protein MKAYWTTLSHNGVCFPDLYAPAGLAVRVKGREVKLSPLAEEMAYSLAKKKDTPYIQDPVFRSNFMSDFVLQLPDWCKGAKYEDVDFTELFRKVDSEKAAKEKMSKEEKKAQAADRKKRREALKERYGYATLDDQRVEIANYMVEPPGLFMGRGLHPMRGKWKPRVTQRDVILNLDEKTHVPRDWKKVVHDHESMWMAKWVDKLTDKEKYVWLHESSHIQQSRSKAKYDNAARVESNLKKIEAKIKDGLSSEDARERQVATVCYLIHVLGMRVGDEKDEDEADTVGASTLRVEHVDIQGDTVEFNFLGKDSVLWNKKDSPPPQVLKNLQEFMAGKKAETEIFHDVSSGMVNQFLSSIVPGLTAKVFRTYHATAKTKEVLRAKDVREWDDVDKLYYAKEANLQAAIFCNHQRTPPKTWEQSFENKKQKLEDAKGREKRDEKRIKKLEKELDFYVRTKNYNLNTSLKNYIDPRVYKAWCDHVGLDWAKMYSKSMQRKFSWVANSGKKWEPEAKSVEVVAKSARPAEGAP, encoded by the coding sequence ATGAAGGCATACTGGACAACGCTATCCCATAACGGAGTCTGCTTCCCAGACCTCTACGCGCCGGCCGGGCTCGCTGTCAGAGTGAAGGGGAGGGAGGTCAAGCTCTCCCCGCTCGCAGAGGAGATGGCATACAGCCTGGCGAAGAAGAAGGACACGCCGTACATACAGGACCCGGTCTTCAGGTCCAACTTCATGTCTGACTTCGTCCTCCAGCTCCCTGACTGGTGCAAGGGCGCGAAGTACGAGGACGTCGACTTCACTGAGCTCTTCCGAAAGGTCGACAGCGAGAAGGCAGCGAAGGAGAAGATGAGCAAGGAGGAGAAGAAGGCTCAGGCCGCAGACCGCAAGAAAAGGAGGGAGGCCCTAAAGGAGAGGTACGGGTACGCCACTCTCGATGACCAGCGAGTCGAGATAGCCAACTACATGGTGGAGCCTCCCGGCCTGTTCATGGGGAGAGGCCTGCATCCCATGAGAGGGAAGTGGAAGCCGAGGGTGACCCAGCGGGACGTCATCCTGAACCTGGACGAGAAGACACACGTGCCTAGAGACTGGAAGAAGGTCGTCCATGACCACGAGTCGATGTGGATGGCGAAGTGGGTCGACAAGCTCACTGACAAGGAGAAGTACGTATGGCTCCACGAGAGCTCGCACATTCAGCAGTCTAGGAGCAAGGCGAAGTACGACAACGCCGCGAGGGTCGAATCCAACCTCAAGAAGATCGAGGCCAAGATCAAGGACGGGCTCTCGTCGGAGGATGCCAGGGAAAGGCAGGTCGCCACAGTCTGCTACCTCATCCACGTGTTGGGAATGAGGGTGGGGGACGAGAAGGACGAGGACGAGGCGGACACTGTCGGGGCGAGTACGCTGAGAGTGGAGCACGTGGACATTCAAGGGGACACAGTCGAATTCAACTTTCTAGGGAAGGACAGCGTCCTTTGGAACAAGAAGGACAGTCCGCCGCCCCAGGTCCTGAAGAACCTCCAGGAGTTCATGGCCGGGAAGAAGGCGGAGACCGAGATATTCCACGACGTCAGCTCTGGAATGGTCAACCAGTTCCTCTCCTCGATTGTCCCGGGTCTGACCGCCAAGGTCTTCAGGACGTACCACGCCACAGCAAAGACAAAGGAGGTCCTGCGCGCCAAGGACGTCAGAGAGTGGGACGATGTCGACAAGCTCTACTACGCGAAGGAGGCGAACCTGCAGGCAGCGATCTTCTGCAACCATCAGAGGACTCCTCCCAAGACATGGGAGCAGTCGTTCGAGAACAAGAAGCAGAAACTCGAAGATGCGAAGGGGAGGGAGAAGAGGGACGAGAAACGAATCAAGAAGCTGGAGAAGGAGTTGGACTTCTACGTCCGCACCAAGAACTACAACCTCAACACTTCCCTGAAGAACTACATAGACCCCCGCGTCTACAAGGCGTGGTGCGACCACGTCGGGCTAGACTGGGCCAAGATGTACTCGAAGTCGATGCAGAGGAAGTTCTCGTGGGTTGCCAACTCGGGGAAGAAGTGGGAACCCGAGGCGAAGTCCGTCGAGGTTGTGGCGAAGTCAGCGAGACCGGCCGAGGGCGCGCCATAG